A section of the Anabaena cylindrica PCC 7122 genome encodes:
- a CDS encoding salicylate synthase produces the protein MVAELKTEIKYHETFIPGQREPILVLRNLLEAGIFANYVMYEGNNEVRIAGNELVRVSVSQDSVVINGLGKFHSEPVSDPLKQVETLLKSLNIKNWTAYGYIAFDIARFYSAYSKAISQELLYFLIPETELRFTETGVHIKTTKSLDQIEELLFVETFLPDYDLTSLVIDFSDNENYKNRVDTLITAIQNGDLQKAIISRSVKVTGNLDILGTYVVGSKANNSARSYCLNLEDIRAVGFSPEILMQVNENGFVVTNPLAATRPRGADSEEDIRLSGELFTDAKEVKEHSLSAWLAQNEITSLCLPETVRVFDFMEVKKYRCVQHLSSRVGGQLLPKNTLWDALKVLFPGITVSGIDKKQALEWINNLEDEPRGIYAGGIGWVDSNGAADIAIAIRSVYQYGNKIHLNAGAGIVAESIPEKEYIESVNKMNTMLNNLVLEA, from the coding sequence ATGGTAGCTGAACTAAAGACTGAAATAAAGTATCATGAAACATTTATACCAGGACAAAGAGAGCCTATTCTGGTTTTAAGGAATCTGCTAGAAGCTGGGATTTTTGCTAACTATGTGATGTATGAGGGTAATAATGAAGTTCGGATTGCTGGTAATGAACTTGTTAGGGTTTCAGTAAGCCAAGACTCTGTAGTAATTAATGGTTTAGGAAAGTTTCATTCTGAACCAGTCAGCGATCCTTTGAAACAAGTAGAGACTTTGCTCAAGTCTTTGAATATTAAAAATTGGACGGCTTATGGTTATATTGCATTTGATATAGCTCGTTTTTATTCGGCATATTCTAAAGCAATTTCTCAAGAACTACTTTATTTTTTGATTCCTGAGACTGAATTACGCTTTACAGAAACAGGAGTTCATATTAAGACCACTAAGTCATTAGACCAGATTGAAGAACTATTATTTGTTGAGACTTTTTTACCAGATTATGACTTAACTTCTTTAGTGATTGACTTTAGCGATAACGAAAATTACAAAAACCGTGTTGATACTTTAATTACAGCAATTCAAAATGGTGATTTGCAAAAAGCTATTATTTCCCGTTCCGTGAAAGTAACTGGTAATTTAGATATCTTGGGAACTTATGTGGTCGGTTCTAAAGCCAACAATTCGGCACGTTCCTACTGTCTGAATTTAGAAGATATCCGTGCTGTTGGTTTCAGTCCTGAGATTCTCATGCAAGTGAATGAAAATGGTTTTGTAGTTACAAATCCACTAGCAGCAACTCGACCCCGTGGTGCAGACTCAGAAGAAGATATAAGATTAAGTGGTGAACTGTTTACAGATGCAAAAGAGGTGAAAGAACATTCTCTTTCTGCCTGGTTAGCACAAAATGAGATTACTTCACTTTGTTTACCAGAAACGGTGCGAGTTTTTGATTTCATGGAAGTCAAAAAGTACCGTTGTGTACAACATCTATCCTCACGAGTTGGTGGTCAACTCCTACCAAAAAATACTTTGTGGGATGCTTTGAAAGTTTTATTCCCTGGAATTACTGTCTCTGGAATTGATAAAAAACAAGCCTTAGAATGGATTAACAATCTAGAAGATGAACCGAGAGGAATTTATGCTGGTGGTATTGGTTGGGTAGATAGTAATGGGGCGGCAGATATTGCGATTGCTATTCGCTCGGTTTACCAATACGGTAATAAAATTCATTTGAATGCTGGTGCGGGAATTGTTGCCGAATCAATTCCAGAGAAAGAATATATCGAGTCAGTTAATAAGATGAATACGATGTTAAATAATTTAGTTTTGGAGGCTTAA
- a CDS encoding 3-oxoacyl-[acyl-carrier-protein] synthase III C-terminal domain-containing protein translates to MNNCPVGIRSLAVSFPSIIRTNDYWRNKYPNLFAKEKLRKTRVSPAIESTSDNNGIDIWSQEVAPYLSDAFRGNVERRVLGEGESSLKLECHAARDAIASAKLSHNEIDLLIVASLFSEHIGPGHASYLAHQLELQCPAWNLESTCSSALVALENAHALVQVGAYHNILVVVSQIGSNTVDEEDTLSWSMGDGAGAFVVGLLKPHQGILGSKIVHTAETCGAYVHELVTDAQKQPQIRTRTGTNANTLAETAVDFVRQCCDAAVAAAGITLDQIDFFAFNTPTAWYASVCTRALGINPERTINLYPRYANIGPVLPIANLYHAVHTGKIRENDLVLVYTKGAAATAAATVMRWGDVALGQVPADPISVTWENEIVKPAKISNLSTPINSFYREKILAAATDSQQQMLESYLLENLSSLLQIPVKNLDVNQYFTVLLDSLMAIILKKKIESDLQLQVSLNQFLGEQNINTLSTELLNQLALSKLITKEAITTEEREILSL, encoded by the coding sequence ATGAACAATTGTCCAGTAGGTATTCGCTCACTTGCAGTTAGCTTTCCTAGTATCATCCGTACAAATGATTATTGGCGTAATAAATACCCCAATTTGTTCGCTAAAGAAAAGCTCAGAAAAACAAGAGTTTCTCCTGCTATAGAATCTACCTCGGACAATAACGGGATTGATATTTGGTCACAAGAAGTAGCACCTTATTTATCTGATGCATTTCGGGGGAACGTTGAGCGCCGAGTGCTTGGTGAGGGCGAGTCATCATTAAAGTTGGAGTGTCATGCCGCAAGAGATGCGATCGCATCTGCTAAACTCTCCCATAATGAAATTGATCTGTTAATTGTAGCTTCACTCTTCAGCGAACATATTGGCCCTGGTCATGCCTCTTACCTCGCTCATCAACTAGAATTACAATGTCCGGCTTGGAATTTAGAATCTACCTGTTCTAGCGCTTTAGTGGCTTTAGAAAATGCTCATGCACTGGTGCAAGTAGGTGCATACCACAATATCTTAGTAGTTGTTTCCCAAATCGGATCTAACACTGTTGATGAAGAAGATACCCTCTCTTGGTCAATGGGTGATGGTGCTGGCGCTTTTGTCGTTGGTTTGCTGAAACCTCATCAAGGAATTCTCGGTAGCAAAATAGTTCATACTGCTGAAACTTGTGGCGCTTACGTACATGAACTAGTAACTGATGCTCAAAAACAACCGCAGATACGTACCCGCACTGGAACAAACGCCAATACCCTCGCCGAAACAGCTGTAGATTTTGTCCGGCAATGCTGTGATGCGGCTGTGGCTGCGGCTGGTATCACCCTTGACCAAATTGATTTTTTTGCCTTCAATACTCCTACTGCTTGGTATGCCAGTGTTTGTACTAGAGCTTTAGGTATCAACCCAGAGCGCACCATTAATCTCTACCCCCGATATGCAAATATTGGCCCTGTGCTTCCCATCGCCAATTTGTATCATGCTGTCCACACAGGTAAGATTCGTGAAAATGATTTAGTTCTTGTTTATACAAAAGGTGCGGCAGCAACTGCGGCAGCAACCGTAATGCGTTGGGGTGATGTAGCCTTGGGTCAAGTCCCGGCTGATCCCATCAGCGTGACTTGGGAGAATGAGATAGTTAAACCAGCAAAAATTAGTAATTTATCAACACCAATCAACAGCTTTTATCGAGAAAAAATTCTCGCTGCTGCAACTGACTCACAACAGCAAATGCTGGAGAGTTATCTTTTAGAGAATCTAAGTAGTTTGTTACAAATTCCTGTGAAAAATTTAGATGTCAATCAATATTTTACTGTATTGCTTGACTCTTTAATGGCAATTATATTGAAGAAAAAAATTGAATCTGATTTACAGTTACAGGTGTCCTTAAATCAATTTTTAGGTGAACAAAATATAAATACATTGTCCACAGAACTGCTCAATCAATTAGCTTTATCAAAATTAATTACCAAAGAAGCAATCACCACAGAAGAAAGAGAAATATTGAGTTTATAG
- a CDS encoding non-ribosomal peptide synthetase yields MNLHLLLNNLAHKGVKLSANEDALLIDAPKGIITPELRDLLTEHKADLLRLLHQNSQDANDKALPVVVPKLELRYEPFPLTDMQHAFWVGRSNVLDLGSVSNHGYYEIEGHDLNLERLNWGLQKLISRHDMLRSVVLADGQQQILEQVPAYEMEVLDLREKDEESIKLELEKIRDRLSHQVLPADQWPLFEFRATKLDQKRVRLHVSYDLQVFDAWSLFRLFDEWFALYQNPDAVLPSLDLSFRDYVLAERSLQQTELYKRSQDYWFSRLDNFPPAPDLPLAKNPKALKQHRCRRYQASLPQPEWQQLKQKAAQVGLTPSGVLLAAFAEILTVWSNNPQFTINLAQFNRLPLHPQVNDILGDFTSVILLAVDNSTPEPFTVRSRRIQQQLWQDLEHRYISGVRVVRELARRKGTGPSAMPVVFTSTLGFSSLGQKTMTFSHFGELVYGISQASQAWMDVQVWEEKEELTFNWDVVEELFPEGLIADMFEAYRNFLKLLATSESAWLVTSRQLIPPGQLAYREAINSTAAPISEELLHTLFATQAQQRGTEPAVISTQRTLTYQELYQLSNQLGHRLRQLGVTPNQLVAVFMEKGWEQIVAVLGILAAGGAYVPIDPQLPQERQNYLLENSEVQIILTQSWLQKKLELPSQMQCLCIDADELATESKQPLQTVQTPDDLAYVIYTSGSTGLPKGVMITHRNVVNVVVYTNQRFNIGSQDSILALTALNHDLSVYDIFGLLAAGGKIIIPDAEAVKDPAHWAKLLVEQQVTLWNSVPAMMEMLVEYADSESISLPASLRLAILGGDWLPLALPRCLKSSVKGIEILSIGGPTETTIWNIGYLIAEVNPNWQSIPYGKPMANCQYYILNTALEDCPVWVTGEIYCAGVQLAQGYWRNEEKTSANFITHPRTGECIYRTGDLGRYLPDGNIEFCGRADFQIKIRGYRIEAGEIEAALMQHPAVRTAVITATGKDNSKERLVAYILSANQNPPIEDLHNFLREKLPEYMLPSAFIFLDHLPLSANGKVDRLALLTQESSLQEFKVTYVEPQNDVQQMVAKIWEEVLGLEKVGVNHNFFDIGGNSLTITKVYSLLKKSWTKDSNSLSVVDLFKYPTIKLLANYLNQNEYSKSSAKEESKELNQKLEDGKNRLKQRLTKSLKANTK; encoded by the coding sequence ATGAATCTACATTTACTGTTAAATAATCTTGCTCACAAAGGTGTAAAACTATCTGCCAACGAAGATGCACTTTTAATTGATGCCCCCAAGGGAATAATTACACCAGAATTGCGAGATTTACTAACTGAGCATAAAGCAGATTTGCTGAGATTGCTGCATCAAAATAGTCAAGATGCTAACGATAAAGCTTTACCTGTTGTTGTGCCAAAACTAGAGCTACGTTATGAACCTTTTCCCCTCACTGATATGCAGCACGCATTCTGGGTGGGTCGTAGTAATGTATTAGATTTAGGCAGTGTTTCTAATCATGGTTATTATGAAATTGAAGGTCATGATTTAAACCTAGAAAGATTAAATTGGGGATTGCAAAAATTAATTTCCCGTCATGATATGCTGCGGTCTGTAGTATTAGCAGATGGTCAGCAGCAGATTCTAGAACAAGTACCAGCTTACGAAATGGAGGTTTTAGACTTAAGAGAAAAAGATGAAGAAAGTATCAAATTAGAATTAGAAAAAATTCGCGATCGCTTATCTCATCAAGTTCTCCCTGCTGACCAATGGCCTTTATTTGAATTTCGTGCTACCAAATTGGATCAAAAACGTGTGCGGCTACACGTCAGCTATGATTTGCAAGTATTTGATGCTTGGAGTTTGTTTCGGTTATTTGATGAGTGGTTTGCACTGTATCAAAATCCTGATGCCGTATTACCATCGCTGGATTTATCCTTCCGAGATTATGTTTTGGCAGAGCGATCGCTACAACAAACAGAATTATACAAGCGATCGCAAGATTATTGGTTCAGCCGTCTAGATAATTTCCCCCCAGCCCCAGACTTACCCCTAGCCAAAAATCCCAAAGCACTCAAACAACATCGCTGTCGGCGCTATCAAGCATCCCTCCCCCAACCGGAATGGCAGCAATTAAAACAGAAAGCCGCACAAGTCGGTTTAACGCCTTCTGGAGTCTTATTAGCTGCTTTTGCCGAAATTTTGACAGTTTGGAGTAATAATCCCCAATTTACCATCAATCTAGCCCAATTTAACCGTTTACCACTCCATCCCCAAGTCAACGATATCCTCGGAGACTTCACATCTGTCATCCTCTTAGCAGTAGACAATTCCACCCCTGAACCATTTACCGTGCGATCGCGCCGCATCCAACAACAACTCTGGCAAGATTTAGAACACCGCTACATCAGTGGAGTGCGCGTAGTCCGGGAATTAGCGCGGAGAAAAGGCACAGGCCCCAGCGCCATGCCAGTTGTCTTTACCAGCACCTTGGGTTTCAGTTCCTTAGGACAAAAAACCATGACCTTTAGCCATTTTGGCGAATTAGTTTATGGTATCAGTCAAGCTTCTCAAGCTTGGATGGATGTACAAGTTTGGGAAGAAAAGGAAGAACTAACATTTAACTGGGACGTGGTAGAAGAACTTTTTCCTGAAGGACTAATTGCAGATATGTTTGAGGCTTATAGAAACTTCCTCAAACTGTTAGCTACCTCCGAGTCAGCTTGGCTAGTTACTTCTCGACAATTAATTCCTCCGGGTCAATTAGCATACCGAGAAGCAATCAATTCTACCGCTGCACCAATTTCTGAAGAACTCCTACACACTTTATTTGCAACTCAAGCACAGCAGCGAGGAACAGAACCCGCAGTTATTTCCACCCAGCGTACCCTAACTTATCAAGAGTTATATCAACTATCCAATCAACTTGGTCATCGACTACGCCAACTAGGAGTTACTCCTAATCAATTAGTTGCCGTATTCATGGAAAAGGGATGGGAGCAAATTGTCGCAGTTTTGGGTATTTTAGCCGCTGGTGGGGCTTATGTTCCTATTGATCCCCAATTACCCCAGGAACGCCAAAATTATCTTCTCGAAAACAGTGAAGTACAAATTATTCTCACTCAATCTTGGTTGCAGAAAAAATTAGAATTGCCATCACAAATGCAATGTTTATGTATAGATGCAGATGAATTAGCAACCGAAAGTAAACAGCCACTGCAAACAGTACAAACACCAGATGATTTAGCATATGTGATTTATACATCAGGTTCTACAGGTTTACCAAAAGGAGTGATGATTACTCATCGCAACGTCGTTAATGTCGTCGTCTATACAAACCAACGCTTTAATATTGGTTCTCAAGATAGTATCCTGGCGCTGACAGCCCTTAACCATGATTTGTCTGTGTATGACATCTTTGGTTTATTGGCCGCCGGTGGCAAAATTATCATCCCTGATGCTGAAGCGGTGAAAGATCCTGCACACTGGGCTAAGTTGCTAGTGGAACAACAGGTAACACTGTGGAATTCTGTTCCTGCCATGATGGAGATGTTGGTAGAATACGCCGATAGTGAATCTATATCCCTACCTGCTAGTTTGCGTTTGGCGATTTTGGGTGGAGATTGGCTACCCCTTGCCTTACCTCGTTGTCTCAAAAGTTCAGTGAAAGGAATAGAAATATTAAGTATTGGCGGCCCTACAGAAACAACTATTTGGAATATTGGCTATTTGATTGCAGAAGTTAATCCAAATTGGCAGAGTATTCCTTATGGCAAACCTATGGCTAATTGCCAATATTATATTTTGAATACAGCTTTAGAAGATTGTCCGGTTTGGGTGACTGGAGAAATATACTGTGCTGGGGTACAGTTAGCGCAAGGCTATTGGCGCAATGAAGAAAAGACCAGTGCTAATTTTATTACTCATCCTCGCACAGGCGAATGCATTTACCGTACAGGAGATTTAGGTCGCTATTTACCTGACGGAAATATTGAATTTTGTGGACGAGCAGATTTTCAAATTAAGATTCGTGGATACCGCATTGAAGCTGGAGAAATTGAAGCAGCGTTAATGCAACATCCAGCAGTACGCACTGCTGTGATTACTGCCACAGGTAAAGATAATAGTAAAGAGCGTTTGGTAGCTTATATTCTCAGCGCAAACCAGAACCCTCCAATTGAGGATTTGCACAATTTCCTTAGAGAAAAGCTACCGGAGTATATGTTGCCATCAGCTTTTATATTTCTCGATCATTTACCACTTTCTGCGAATGGGAAAGTAGATCGTTTGGCGCTTCTGACTCAAGAAAGTTCACTCCAAGAATTTAAAGTTACTTATGTAGAACCTCAAAATGATGTTCAACAGATGGTTGCAAAAATTTGGGAAGAAGTTTTAGGTTTAGAAAAAGTAGGCGTAAATCATAACTTCTTTGATATTGGTGGTAATTCTTTAACAATTACCAAGGTTTACTCTCTGCTAAAAAAATCTTGGACAAAAGATTCAAATTCTTTATCAGTAGTTGACTTGTTTAAGTACCCAACAATTAAACTTTTAGCTAATTATTTAAACCAAAATGAATACTCTAAGTCATCGGCAAAAGAAGAAAGTAAGGAATTAAATCAAAAATTAGAAGATGGCAAAAATCGTCTCAAACAAAGATTGACAAAATCATTAAAGGCTAATACCAAATAA
- a CDS encoding AidA/PixA family protein, protein MTPTTIACDHEYMIVTSAAAVKNQDSGNITLVACVNDTVRFFATSGSKLFEQSVVIQDIRYSQGDNVLQDFKTVKTKRMQIVPASSKSVLPARSVLREFWQHECKVSCEGTGCYSLILALYVRDENGEPNFTGLYQWDAQITVYFSPSLEAITKNYEDVSWAKPSTFLLRSTRMLSRSSIPTLVKIRIDPLELATTTVTRSQQGQ, encoded by the coding sequence TTGACTCCTACAACTATCGCATGTGATCATGAGTACATGATTGTTACCTCTGCCGCGGCGGTTAAAAATCAGGATAGCGGTAATATCACTCTGGTTGCCTGTGTAAACGACACTGTCCGCTTCTTTGCCACATCCGGCTCGAAGTTATTCGAGCAGTCTGTCGTGATCCAGGACATCCGCTATTCCCAGGGTGACAATGTTCTGCAAGACTTCAAGACTGTGAAAACTAAGCGGATGCAGATTGTTCCTGCTTCATCCAAAAGCGTATTACCTGCCCGGAGTGTCCTGCGGGAGTTCTGGCAGCACGAATGCAAAGTTTCCTGCGAAGGAACCGGGTGCTACAGCCTGATACTAGCGCTCTATGTCCGCGATGAAAACGGGGAACCTAATTTCACTGGCCTCTACCAGTGGGACGCTCAGATTACCGTTTATTTCAGTCCATCACTAGAGGCAATCACAAAAAATTATGAAGATGTATCATGGGCAAAACCATCAACGTTCTTATTACGATCGACACGGATGCTGTCAAGAAGTTCTATCCCAACCCTAGTAAAGATCAGAATAGACCCACTGGAATTGGCCACAACTACGGTTACACGATCGCAACAGGGACAGTAA
- a CDS encoding inclusion body family protein, which produces MDTDAVKKFYPNPSKDQNRPTGIGHNYGYTIATGTVINSGQGTDDLNVTAFVGDIFRVFATSGSDNFKDAVLVYGLPKFSGNQVFSLFNYQNFTMSTVVPQSLKSMLPSRIVDEEFWFYQASVISRGTENYRVQFALYTRNADSGYPDIFGYFEWNLTITVVG; this is translated from the coding sequence ATCGACACGGATGCTGTCAAGAAGTTCTATCCCAACCCTAGTAAAGATCAGAATAGACCCACTGGAATTGGCCACAACTACGGTTACACGATCGCAACAGGGACAGTAATTAACTCTGGTCAGGGAACTGATGATCTTAATGTCACTGCCTTCGTTGGCGATATCTTCCGCGTTTTTGCTACTTCCGGCTCCGACAATTTTAAGGATGCTGTTTTAGTCTACGGCTTGCCGAAGTTTAGTGGTAATCAGGTTTTTAGCCTTTTTAATTACCAGAATTTCACCATGTCAACCGTTGTACCCCAGTCCTTAAAGAGTATGTTACCAAGCAGAATCGTGGATGAGGAATTCTGGTTTTACCAAGCCAGCGTTATCAGTAGGGGAACCGAAAACTACAGAGTACAGTTTGCTCTCTACACCCGCAATGCTGACTCTGGGTATCCCGATATCTTTGGCTACTTTGAATGGAATTTGACCATTACCGTTGTAGGCTGA
- a CDS encoding DEAD/DEAH box helicase, with amino-acid sequence MSFSNLGLSNEIIRAVTERGYTKPTPIQMQAIPAVLSGGDLLAGAQTGTGKTASFTLPLLHKLSSDQNVKSSAIGWLPIRALILTPTRELAAQVEESVHDYGKYLKLKSTVVFGGVSINPQKRQLKSGVDILVATPGRLLDHLQQGTVNLSRIEILVLDEADRMLDMGFIRDIRRILSILPKQRQNLLFFATFSDKIKELASGLLNRPTMIEVARRNVTADTIAQRAYQVDRDKKRQLLAHLIRQDNWYQVLVFTRTKYGADRLVRQLNDDRIQALAIHGNKSQGARTHALAKFKNGSLQVLVATDIAARGLDISELPHVVNFDLPNVPEDYVHRIGRTGRAGAKGEAVSLVCVDEFHLLADIEKLIKQPLSLEVVAGFGVNPDIKPEPIQNGRKPKPQPGRDQETADSTGKRKSAPRRSGKRKAAPPATDGKKYGGSSSASRRTKKSDR; translated from the coding sequence ATGTCTTTTTCTAATCTCGGCTTGTCCAATGAAATTATTCGTGCAGTCACTGAGAGGGGCTACACTAAACCCACACCAATTCAAATGCAGGCGATTCCTGCTGTATTGTCGGGTGGCGATTTACTAGCTGGCGCTCAAACTGGTACTGGAAAGACCGCGAGTTTTACGCTGCCACTTTTGCATAAGTTGTCATCAGACCAGAATGTTAAAAGCAGTGCTATTGGATGGCTACCAATCCGGGCGTTGATTCTCACCCCTACACGGGAACTCGCTGCACAGGTAGAGGAAAGCGTGCATGATTATGGCAAGTACCTGAAGCTGAAATCAACGGTGGTATTCGGTGGAGTAAGTATAAATCCTCAAAAACGGCAGTTGAAGAGTGGTGTAGATATTCTGGTTGCTACTCCTGGAAGACTGCTAGACCATCTGCAACAGGGGACGGTGAACCTGTCGCGCATTGAGATTTTGGTGTTGGATGAAGCTGATCGAATGCTGGATATGGGCTTTATTCGTGATATTCGGCGTATTCTGTCGATATTGCCAAAACAGCGCCAAAATTTGCTATTCTTTGCTACCTTTTCCGATAAAATCAAGGAATTAGCTTCAGGGTTATTGAATCGCCCGACGATGATTGAGGTGGCACGCCGCAACGTTACTGCTGATACGATCGCACAAAGAGCTTACCAGGTAGACCGTGATAAAAAGCGTCAATTACTAGCTCACCTGATTCGACAAGATAATTGGTATCAAGTTCTAGTGTTTACTCGCACTAAATACGGTGCAGATCGTCTGGTAAGGCAATTGAATGACGATCGCATTCAAGCACTGGCAATTCACGGTAATAAGAGTCAGGGGGCGCGTACCCACGCTTTAGCAAAATTCAAAAATGGTAGTTTACAGGTACTCGTAGCCACGGATATTGCCGCTAGAGGTTTAGATATTAGCGAATTACCCCATGTGGTCAATTTCGATTTGCCCAATGTCCCAGAGGATTATGTCCATCGCATTGGTCGTACAGGCCGCGCTGGTGCCAAAGGTGAAGCTGTTTCTCTAGTGTGTGTTGATGAGTTCCATTTGTTGGCAGATATCGAAAAACTGATTAAGCAGCCGTTGTCATTAGAAGTAGTTGCTGGTTTTGGAGTCAACCCCGATATTAAGCCTGAACCAATTCAAAATGGACGCAAACCAAAACCCCAGCCTGGACGTGATCAAGAGACGGCTGATTCTACAGGTAAACGTAAATCGGCACCACGGAGATCGGGTAAACGTAAAGCCGCACCACCAGCAACAGATGGTAAAAAGTATGGTGGTAGTTCATCTGCATCACGCCGGACTAAAAAAAGCGATCGCTAA
- a CDS encoding NAD-dependent epimerase/dehydratase family protein: MTTKRILITGASGCVGHYISEALIQNTNHELYLLVRNPNKLQVDTAARPGITVLQGDMQEISKYSNLLKTIDTAVLTATSWGGEGIFDINVLKTLELINLLNPERCQQVIYFSTASVLGYDNQPMKQAGEIGTDYIRSKYDCLHKIEKLALAPKITTVFPTLVLGGDDNKPYSHLTTGIPEVTKYINIIRFLQADGSFHFIHGRDIATVVQYLIDYPPEKGEPRRFVLGQSALTVNQAVKEVCGYLGKKIYFRIPLSLSLANLIIVLFRIQMAAWDRFCMKYRHFTYANTINPASFDLPNYCATMSDVLKISGINRPYSEGTRKSS, encoded by the coding sequence GCTGTGTCGGTCACTATATAAGTGAGGCCTTAATTCAAAATACCAATCACGAATTATACTTACTGGTAAGAAACCCAAATAAACTGCAAGTTGATACAGCTGCACGTCCTGGTATCACCGTTTTGCAGGGCGATATGCAAGAAATTAGTAAGTACTCTAACTTACTCAAAACCATTGATACCGCAGTACTAACAGCTACCTCATGGGGTGGAGAAGGAATATTTGATATTAACGTCTTGAAAACATTAGAGTTAATTAACCTGCTAAATCCAGAAAGATGTCAACAGGTAATATATTTTTCAACTGCAAGCGTTTTAGGTTATGACAACCAACCCATGAAACAAGCTGGAGAAATCGGTACAGATTATATCCGGTCTAAATACGATTGTTTACACAAAATAGAAAAATTAGCTCTTGCACCCAAAATAACCACCGTTTTTCCCACCCTAGTTTTAGGTGGTGATGACAACAAACCTTACTCTCACCTGACAACAGGCATTCCCGAAGTTACCAAATATATTAATATAATTCGTTTCTTACAAGCAGATGGCAGTTTTCACTTTATTCATGGACGCGATATTGCTACTGTTGTTCAATATTTAATTGATTATCCACCCGAAAAAGGGGAACCACGTCGATTTGTTTTGGGTCAATCAGCGTTAACTGTTAACCAAGCAGTTAAAGAAGTCTGCGGTTATTTAGGCAAAAAAATTTACTTTCGTATTCCTCTATCTTTATCATTAGCTAATTTGATTATTGTTTTGTTTCGTATTCAAATGGCTGCATGGGATAGGTTTTGCATGAAATATAGACATTTTACCTATGCTAACACCATTAATCCCGCTAGTTTTGACTTACCAAATTACTGTGCAACTATGAGTGATGTGTTGAAAATTAGCGGTATTAACAGACCGTATTCAGAGGGGACACGGAAATCCTCATAA